One Nitrospina watsonii DNA segment encodes these proteins:
- a CDS encoding NADH-quinone oxidoreductase subunit J, whose amino-acid sequence MEMLEQALNFNLPQEVVFDLFYQTVIFAVGMTALLASLGVILCTNPVYSALFLIGNMVCLAMLFLLYNAEFLAAVQVVVYAGAVMILFLFIIALLGAHKEAPELNLQTMAGFAFVGALFCELLMTLRIGGNRPVTGNITPELLDEVGSAKAIGIELFSKHIVPFELASLLLLVAAVGIITLAKFHYRPIRRRTTR is encoded by the coding sequence ATGGAAATGCTGGAGCAGGCATTGAATTTCAACCTGCCGCAGGAAGTCGTCTTCGATCTGTTTTATCAGACAGTGATTTTTGCCGTCGGCATGACGGCCCTTCTGGCCTCGCTGGGCGTCATTCTCTGCACCAATCCCGTCTATTCTGCGCTGTTTCTGATCGGCAACATGGTTTGCCTGGCGATGTTGTTTCTTTTATACAACGCCGAGTTCCTGGCCGCCGTGCAGGTCGTGGTGTATGCCGGAGCGGTGATGATTCTATTCCTGTTCATCATAGCTCTGCTGGGCGCGCACAAGGAAGCGCCGGAATTGAACCTGCAAACGATGGCTGGATTCGCCTTCGTCGGCGCGTTGTTCTGCGAATTGCTGATGACGCTGCGCATCGGCGGCAACCGCCCCGTCACCGGCAACATCACCCCGGAATTGCTGGATGAAGTCGGGTCCGCCAAGGCCATCGGCATCGAACTGTTTTCCAAACACATCGTCCCGTTCGAACTGGCTTCGCTGCTGTTGCTGGTCGCCGCGGTCGGCATCATCACCCTGGCCAAGTTTCATTACCGCCCGATCCGAAGGCGCACCACGAGGTAA
- the nuoH gene encoding NADH-quinone oxidoreductase subunit NuoH, whose translation MIDSITEFLASYAYLWIGIIKAVIIVIGLLTTVPALVWLERRLMGRFQVRLGPNRVGPFGLAQGLADSIKLLFKEEIIQKSADRFLFLLAPSIVVFTAIVTFSAIPFGESITIFGQEVGMWGANLNIGILFIFAISSMGIYGIVLAGLSSNNKYSLMGGLRSSAQMISYELTLGLAALSVIIMSGSLSLIDIVNDQATLPNIVTQPLAFLLFFIAGVAETNRAPFDLPEAEQELVAGFFTEYSGMKFAMFFMGEYVNMITMSALITLMFLGGWHGYVLPDVPFVWFGLKVFGLLCVFIWLRSTFPRIRYDRLMAFGWKFLLPLSLVNMLVYSFIKVL comes from the coding sequence TTGATCGACAGCATCACTGAGTTTCTGGCGTCCTACGCCTATCTTTGGATCGGGATCATCAAGGCGGTGATCATCGTGATCGGCCTGCTGACAACGGTCCCGGCTCTGGTGTGGCTGGAGCGGCGGTTGATGGGGCGTTTCCAGGTGCGGCTCGGACCCAACCGCGTTGGGCCGTTCGGCCTGGCGCAGGGATTGGCCGACTCGATCAAGCTGCTCTTTAAAGAAGAGATCATTCAGAAGTCCGCCGACCGGTTTCTGTTTTTATTGGCGCCGTCGATTGTGGTGTTCACGGCAATCGTTACGTTTTCGGCGATTCCGTTCGGAGAAAGCATCACCATCTTCGGACAGGAAGTCGGCATGTGGGGCGCCAACCTGAACATCGGCATCCTGTTCATCTTCGCCATTTCGTCGATGGGCATTTACGGCATCGTGCTGGCGGGGTTGTCGTCGAACAACAAGTATTCGCTGATGGGCGGGCTGCGCTCCTCGGCGCAGATGATCAGTTACGAATTGACGCTGGGCCTGGCGGCGTTGAGCGTCATCATCATGAGCGGTTCGCTCAGCCTGATCGATATTGTGAACGACCAGGCGACGCTGCCCAACATCGTGACGCAGCCGTTGGCGTTTCTTTTGTTTTTCATTGCCGGCGTGGCGGAGACCAACCGCGCCCCGTTCGACCTGCCGGAAGCGGAGCAGGAACTGGTGGCCGGGTTTTTCACCGAGTATTCGGGCATGAAGTTCGCCATGTTTTTCATGGGCGAGTACGTCAACATGATCACCATGAGCGCGCTGATCACGCTGATGTTTCTGGGTGGCTGGCACGGGTATGTGCTGCCGGACGTGCCGTTCGTCTGGTTCGGCCTGAAAGTGTTCGGGCTGTTGTGCGTGTTCATCTGGTTGCGCTCCACGTTCCCGCGCATCCGTTACGACCGGTTGATGGCGTTCGGCTGGAAATTCCTGCTGCCGCTCTCGCTGGTGAACATGCTGGTGTACAGTTTCATCAAAGTACTCTGA
- the nuoK gene encoding NADH-quinone oxidoreductase subunit NuoK — protein sequence METEFVLFVSAAMFSVGAVGFLIRKNPLVMFMSVELMLNAVNFLLVGYSRELQSLDGQIFALIIMTVAAAEVVVGLAIILTIFRTRHDLNVDHIDVLKG from the coding sequence ATGGAAACTGAATTCGTCCTGTTCGTCAGTGCCGCCATGTTTTCCGTGGGCGCGGTGGGTTTTCTGATCCGCAAGAACCCGCTGGTCATGTTCATGTCGGTGGAGTTGATGCTGAATGCGGTCAACTTCCTGCTGGTCGGGTATTCGCGTGAGTTGCAGTCTTTGGACGGACAGATTTTCGCGTTGATCATCATGACGGTGGCCGCCGCGGAAGTGGTGGTCGGTCTGGCAATCATCCTTACGATTTTTCGAACGCGCCACGATCTCAACGTCGATCACATCGACGTGTTGAAAGGATAA
- a CDS encoding ComF family protein, whose amino-acid sequence MAWVQSLLDVLFPRPCVGCGLDRKGQGEFLCELCRDHVPFILPPFCTTCGRPAEMEYAYPTEEFECGLCRKNTYRFDRARSLGVYTSVLKELVHFFKYRSHPGAIREITSLLEQHFDPLEERYQDMQVVWVPLHRRKLKERGFDQSYVLARQMARLCRLPVVEGTLVRVRDTSPQARKNRTERMANVRGAFQVAQPEAVAGRRLLVVDDVFTTGATVNEVTKVLKQAGAERVDVFTLARA is encoded by the coding sequence ATGGCCTGGGTGCAAAGTTTACTGGACGTTTTGTTTCCACGCCCCTGCGTCGGGTGCGGCCTCGACCGCAAAGGGCAGGGCGAGTTCCTGTGTGAACTGTGCCGCGACCATGTACCGTTCATCCTGCCGCCGTTCTGCACCACCTGCGGCCGCCCGGCGGAGATGGAGTACGCATACCCCACTGAAGAATTCGAATGCGGCCTGTGCCGCAAGAACACCTACCGGTTCGACCGGGCGCGGTCGCTGGGCGTGTACACCTCGGTGTTGAAGGAACTGGTGCACTTTTTCAAGTACCGCAGTCATCCCGGCGCCATCCGCGAAATCACCTCTCTGTTGGAGCAGCACTTCGACCCGTTGGAGGAACGCTATCAGGATATGCAAGTGGTCTGGGTGCCGTTGCATCGCAGAAAACTGAAGGAGCGGGGATTCGATCAGTCCTACGTGCTGGCCCGGCAGATGGCACGGTTGTGCCGATTGCCGGTGGTGGAGGGAACGCTGGTGCGGGTGCGGGACACTTCACCGCAGGCGCGCAAAAACCGGACCGAGCGCATGGCCAACGTGCGTGGCGCGTTCCAGGTCGCTCAGCCGGAAGCGGTTGCCGGCCGCCGTCTGCTGGTGGTGGACGACGTGTTCACCACCGGGGCGACGGTCAACGAAGTGACGAAGGTTCTCAAACAGGCCGGCGCGGAGAGGGTGGATGTGTTCACCCTCGCCCGCGCCTGA
- the tgt gene encoding tRNA guanosine(34) transglycosylase Tgt → MFEFEIQKQHTASRARLGAVTTVHGTIHTPAFMPVGTQATVKALSPEDLKDCGAEIILGNTYHLYLRPGHKLIEQLGGLHRFMNWDRPILTDSGGYQVFSLNDLAKVTEDGVTFRSHLDGSLHLLSPELAVEIQQALGADIIMAFDEPTPPDASETQTLKSLELSTRWAARCRQAHTRAGQTLFGIVQGGMFKSLRTESARQTIDLGFKGYAIGGLSVGEEKGVMLELAEHTAPLLPEEAPRYLMGVGTPDDLIDCVKMGIDMFDCVLPTRNARNGTLYTSRGKVNIRNARHRSSDLPLDPECACYTCTHYSRAYLRHLYVADEIFAMRLNSLHNIAFFQTWMSGIRRAIADGRPLDWRFPESEDSGNNGS, encoded by the coding sequence GTGTTTGAATTCGAGATCCAGAAACAGCACACCGCATCGCGGGCGCGGCTGGGTGCCGTCACCACGGTGCACGGTACCATCCACACGCCCGCGTTCATGCCCGTCGGCACGCAGGCGACGGTGAAGGCGCTGTCGCCTGAAGACCTGAAGGACTGCGGCGCGGAAATCATTCTGGGCAACACCTATCATTTGTACCTGCGGCCCGGACACAAACTGATCGAACAACTGGGCGGCCTGCACCGCTTCATGAACTGGGACCGGCCGATCCTCACCGACAGCGGCGGCTACCAGGTGTTCAGCCTCAACGATCTCGCCAAGGTCACCGAGGACGGCGTCACTTTCCGCTCGCACCTCGACGGATCGCTGCACCTGTTATCGCCCGAGCTCGCCGTCGAAATCCAGCAGGCGCTGGGCGCGGACATCATCATGGCCTTCGACGAACCGACGCCGCCCGATGCCAGCGAGACGCAGACGTTGAAGTCGCTGGAGTTGTCCACGCGCTGGGCCGCACGTTGCCGGCAGGCGCACACGCGAGCCGGGCAAACGCTGTTCGGCATCGTGCAGGGCGGCATGTTCAAATCATTGAGAACGGAGAGCGCGCGGCAGACCATCGACCTCGGCTTCAAGGGATACGCCATCGGTGGGTTGAGCGTGGGCGAGGAAAAGGGGGTGATGCTGGAACTGGCGGAACACACCGCGCCGCTTCTACCTGAAGAGGCGCCGCGTTACCTGATGGGTGTGGGCACGCCCGATGATCTGATCGATTGCGTGAAGATGGGAATCGACATGTTCGACTGTGTCCTGCCCACGCGCAACGCCCGCAACGGCACGCTGTACACGAGCCGGGGCAAAGTCAACATCCGCAACGCGCGCCACCGGTCCAGCGACCTGCCGCTCGATCCGGAATGCGCCTGCTACACCTGCACGCATTATTCCCGCGCCTACCTGCGCCACCTGTACGTGGCCGATGAAATCTTCGCCATGCGCCTCAACTCCCTGCACAACATCGCTTTTTTTCAAACGTGGATGAGCGGCATCCGCCGCGCCATCGCGGACGGCCGCCCTCTCGACTGGCGCTTTCCCGAATCCGAGGACTCCGGCAACAACGGCTCCTGA
- the nuoL gene encoding NADH-quinone oxidoreductase subunit L — protein MHSIAWLILLFPLLGFLGLSWFGSRLPKSWVGWIGSASIGAAFGVVLLIFAGMAAGEGEAGGSVEVLYHWIESDTFKLDLAILVDRLSIFMLLVVTGVGFVIHVYSIGYMHDDPEYARFFSYMNLFIFSMSVLVLAADFFFLIVGWALVGLASYLLIGFWTEKRSAVLAARKAFVMNVIGDVGMVIGAFMIFERFGSLRYTEVFQQTQTGFIPNEGPILMITLLLLLGAFAKSAQLPLHTWLPDAMEGPTPVSALIHAATMVTAGVYLVARCHALYSLAPWVMYFIAFVGAGTAIFAGTIALVQYDIKRIIAYSTMSQIGYMFLAVGVGVFSAGMFHLMTHAFFKALLFLGAGSVIHAMSDEQDIRKMGGLMRSMPITCGTFLVASLALTGFPLTAGFFSKEAIIMHSLFAEEYGNWLFWLMAVVATGLTGFYTFRLFFYTFLGKLRTPTAHPHESPLVMTGPLLILAVFSILGGVFGHSVDSFLAPVFGGAIPVHHENIVLETVPLVVALLGILGALGLFMTGSGQLGFLQQVLAPVHDLLYNKYYVDELYDLLIVKPVKATGKLLEERAEKYGIDFSVDQVGAQMREVSRQISLWQSGNVRLYALNMVAGVITVLLFVIFL, from the coding sequence TTGCATTCGATCGCCTGGCTCATATTGTTGTTTCCGCTGCTCGGATTTCTTGGCCTGAGCTGGTTCGGATCGCGGCTGCCCAAAAGCTGGGTGGGCTGGATCGGCAGCGCCTCCATCGGCGCGGCTTTTGGCGTGGTTCTGCTCATCTTCGCGGGCATGGCCGCAGGCGAAGGCGAAGCCGGCGGTTCTGTCGAGGTCCTTTATCACTGGATCGAATCCGACACCTTCAAGCTGGACCTCGCCATCCTCGTGGACCGGCTTTCCATTTTCATGCTGCTGGTGGTGACCGGTGTGGGATTTGTCATCCACGTCTATTCCATCGGTTACATGCACGACGACCCGGAATACGCCCGGTTCTTCTCGTACATGAACCTGTTCATCTTTTCGATGTCGGTGCTGGTGCTGGCGGCGGATTTCTTTTTCCTCATCGTCGGCTGGGCGCTGGTCGGGCTGGCCTCGTACCTGTTGATCGGGTTCTGGACGGAAAAACGCTCGGCGGTGCTGGCGGCACGCAAGGCGTTCGTGATGAACGTCATCGGTGACGTCGGCATGGTGATCGGTGCGTTCATGATTTTTGAACGGTTCGGATCGCTCCGCTACACGGAAGTGTTTCAGCAGACGCAGACGGGCTTCATCCCGAATGAAGGTCCGATCCTGATGATCACCCTGCTGCTGTTGCTGGGTGCGTTCGCCAAGTCGGCACAGTTGCCGCTGCACACCTGGCTGCCCGACGCGATGGAAGGCCCGACGCCGGTCAGTGCACTCATTCACGCCGCGACCATGGTCACCGCAGGCGTGTACCTGGTGGCGCGTTGCCATGCACTGTATTCGCTGGCTCCGTGGGTGATGTATTTCATCGCGTTTGTCGGTGCGGGCACCGCGATTTTCGCGGGCACCATTGCGCTTGTGCAATACGACATCAAACGCATCATCGCGTATTCGACGATGAGTCAGATCGGTTACATGTTTCTGGCGGTGGGCGTGGGCGTGTTCAGCGCCGGCATGTTTCACCTGATGACGCACGCCTTTTTCAAGGCGTTGTTGTTCCTGGGCGCAGGCAGCGTCATCCACGCCATGAGCGACGAACAGGATATTCGCAAAATGGGCGGCCTCATGCGGTCGATGCCCATTACCTGCGGCACGTTCCTGGTCGCGTCCCTGGCCCTCACCGGGTTTCCGCTGACCGCCGGATTCTTCAGCAAGGAAGCCATCATCATGCACTCGCTCTTCGCGGAAGAGTACGGCAACTGGCTGTTCTGGCTGATGGCGGTGGTGGCGACGGGATTGACCGGATTCTATACGTTCCGCCTGTTCTTCTACACGTTCCTGGGCAAGCTGCGCACGCCGACCGCACATCCGCATGAGTCGCCTTTGGTGATGACCGGGCCGTTGTTGATCCTCGCCGTGTTTTCCATTCTGGGCGGCGTGTTCGGGCATTCCGTGGATTCGTTTCTCGCACCGGTGTTCGGCGGCGCCATCCCGGTGCATCATGAAAACATCGTTCTCGAAACGGTGCCGCTGGTTGTTGCCCTGCTCGGCATTCTCGGCGCGCTGGGGTTGTTCATGACCGGCAGCGGTCAACTGGGTTTCCTGCAGCAGGTGCTTGCTCCCGTGCATGACCTGCTTTACAACAAATATTATGTGGACGAGTTGTACGATCTGTTGATCGTCAAACCCGTCAAGGCCACCGGCAAACTTCTGGAAGAACGCGCCGAGAAATACGGCATCGACTTTTCGGTCGATCAGGTGGGCGCGCAGATGCGCGAGGTCAGCCGTCAGATCAGCCTCTGGCAGTCCGGCAACGTGCGCCTCTATGCCCTCAATATGGTTGCAGGGGTGATCACCGTGCTGCTGTTCGTGATTTTCCTGTAA
- the sfsA gene encoding DNA/RNA nuclease SfsA, translated as MKLGPRIVDGTFQERPNRYLAHVVVDGNTVPAHVPDPGRLPGLMIPGRHVRLIHNPGPKRKTDYSLVLVRHGRIWVSVYPVFANALIRDALQRNVLDGLQGFDRFDAEVKHGKSRFDFRLRFGEQDCYVEVKSVSCVENTVGKFPDAPTERGRRHLEELIELKGKGNRAAVVFVSQRSDTRRITSYDAIDPQFGEALRRARAAGVELYGYNCRVTASSVSLHRQVEVVV; from the coding sequence ATGAAACTGGGACCGCGCATTGTGGACGGCACGTTTCAGGAACGGCCCAACCGCTATCTGGCGCACGTGGTGGTGGACGGAAACACCGTACCGGCGCACGTGCCCGATCCCGGCCGCCTGCCCGGTCTCATGATACCCGGCCGCCACGTGCGATTGATCCACAACCCCGGCCCCAAGCGTAAAACCGATTACAGCCTGGTGCTGGTACGGCACGGCCGCATCTGGGTCTCGGTGTATCCCGTGTTCGCCAATGCACTCATTCGCGATGCGTTGCAGCGCAACGTCCTCGATGGGTTGCAGGGATTCGACCGCTTCGATGCCGAGGTCAAGCACGGCAAAAGCCGTTTCGATTTCCGGTTGCGGTTTGGCGAACAGGATTGCTACGTGGAAGTCAAGTCGGTCAGTTGCGTGGAGAACACCGTCGGCAAGTTTCCGGACGCGCCGACGGAACGCGGCCGCCGTCATCTCGAAGAGTTGATCGAGCTCAAGGGGAAGGGGAACCGCGCGGCGGTGGTGTTTGTGTCGCAACGGTCCGACACACGGCGCATCACCAGTTACGACGCCATCGACCCGCAATTCGGCGAGGCCCTGCGCCGGGCACGGGCCGCCGGGGTGGAGTTGTATGGTTACAACTGCCGTGTCACCGCGTCCTCGGTTTCGCTCCACCGGCAGGTGGAAGTGGTGGTGTGA
- a CDS encoding aspartate aminotransferase family protein, protein MKKNADIIKLTDKHVAHTYGRLPLALVKGKGCYVWDAAGKKYLDCVTGLAVDNLGHCHPQVVKALRKQAGQLIHVSNLYHIEPQSLLARDLTRLSFADKVFFCNSGTEANEAAIKLARKHSADQGYSGRHEIITFTNSFHGRTLGSLSATAQKKFHQGFKPLLSGFKYAPFNDIEAVRQTVSDKTCAILVEPVQGEGGVNLADKQFLKELKQLCRDNNLLLIFDEVQTGFGRTGALFAYERFGVKPDVITLAKALGGGVAIGAMMATNPVMKSFVPGTHAATFGGNPLACAAAQAALSVVSQKSFLKTARETGDYFAKQLHALARKHTVVKEVRGIGLMLAMELKVSGAPVLNDCMERGILINCVQSMTLRFLPPLIITRKEIDTLIRTLSESLSRLES, encoded by the coding sequence ATGAAAAAGAATGCAGACATCATCAAGCTCACCGACAAGCACGTCGCCCACACCTATGGCCGCCTGCCCCTGGCCCTGGTCAAGGGCAAGGGCTGCTACGTCTGGGACGCGGCGGGCAAAAAATATCTCGACTGCGTCACCGGTCTGGCCGTGGACAACCTCGGCCATTGCCATCCGCAAGTGGTCAAGGCGCTGCGCAAACAGGCGGGACAGTTGATCCACGTCTCCAACCTGTACCACATCGAACCGCAATCGTTGCTGGCCCGGGACCTGACGCGGCTGAGTTTTGCCGACAAGGTGTTCTTCTGCAACAGCGGCACCGAGGCCAACGAGGCCGCCATCAAACTGGCGCGCAAGCATTCCGCCGATCAGGGATACAGCGGGCGGCACGAGATCATCACCTTCACCAACTCGTTTCACGGACGGACCCTCGGTTCCTTGAGCGCCACCGCGCAAAAAAAGTTTCATCAGGGATTCAAACCGCTTCTTTCCGGTTTCAAGTACGCGCCTTTCAACGACATCGAAGCGGTGCGCCAAACCGTTTCGGATAAAACCTGCGCCATCCTGGTCGAACCGGTGCAGGGCGAAGGCGGCGTCAACCTGGCGGACAAACAGTTTCTCAAGGAACTGAAACAACTCTGCCGGGACAACAACCTGCTGCTGATTTTCGATGAAGTGCAAACCGGTTTCGGTCGCACCGGCGCATTGTTCGCCTACGAACGGTTTGGCGTGAAGCCGGACGTCATCACCCTCGCCAAGGCGCTGGGCGGCGGTGTCGCGATCGGCGCCATGATGGCGACCAACCCGGTGATGAAATCGTTCGTCCCCGGCACACACGCGGCGACCTTCGGCGGCAATCCACTGGCGTGCGCCGCGGCGCAGGCGGCGCTGAGCGTGGTATCACAAAAAAGTTTTCTCAAAACAGCACGCGAAACGGGCGACTACTTCGCCAAGCAACTGCACGCCCTGGCCCGCAAGCACACCGTCGTCAAGGAAGTGCGCGGCATCGGTTTGATGCTGGCAATGGAACTGAAGGTTTCCGGCGCGCCCGTCCTCAACGATTGCATGGAACGGGGAATTCTGATTAACTGTGTGCAGAGCATGACCTTGAGGTTTCTGCCACCCTTGATCATCACCCGAAAAGAAATCGACACTTTGATCCGGACCCTGTCGGAAAGCCTGTCGCGGCTGGAATCCTGA
- the nuoI gene encoding NADH-quinone oxidoreductase subunit NuoI gives MLQAVFNGAKNLLIGMGVTFRNMVSKPTTFSYPEVKRIMPERYRGRHFLNRDENGLEKCIGCSLCSINCPVGCIHVVAAENDPDHPVSPGERYAEVYEINLLRCIYCGFCEEACPVDAVVLREHYELADYDRKQYIATKEDLLVYPEPNEFRVNFLGNTSVVNKK, from the coding sequence ATGTTACAAGCCGTATTCAATGGAGCCAAGAACCTGTTGATCGGTATGGGGGTCACCTTCCGCAACATGGTGTCCAAGCCGACCACGTTCAGCTATCCGGAAGTGAAGCGCATCATGCCGGAACGCTACCGCGGACGGCATTTCCTGAACCGCGACGAAAACGGCCTGGAAAAATGCATCGGGTGCAGCCTGTGCTCCATCAATTGCCCGGTCGGCTGCATCCATGTCGTTGCCGCCGAGAACGATCCCGATCATCCGGTTTCTCCCGGCGAGCGCTACGCCGAAGTGTACGAGATCAATCTGCTGCGCTGCATTTACTGCGGGTTCTGCGAGGAGGCGTGCCCGGTGGATGCGGTGGTGCTGCGCGAGCATTACGAGTTGGCCGATTATGATCGGAAGCAATACATTGCCACCAAGGAAGACCTGCTGGTGTACCCCGAACCCAACGAGTTCCGGGTGAATTTTCTCGGCAACACCAGCGTGGTGAACAAGAAATGA
- a CDS encoding class I SAM-dependent methyltransferase, which produces MAKPPKSSKSPRPRRDSGRDASTRRSSSRSTAGRSGERTNSPLWDQAARWYDALVGFHGSDYQQNIVLPGTERLLDLKKGREVLDLACGQGVLSRHLSQKGMKMTGLDVSQELIRLAQKRTARGIRFECADAADPQALKGRTFDAIACLLAIQNIEHLEPVFHNVRRWLKPQGRFVMVVTHPCFRIPRQTHWGWDEEKKIMYRRVDLYLSSNTIPILTPPMARSTVYTTTYHRSLQEYFTALNAAGLQVDMLEEWTSHKNSEPGKRAKAENRARQEIPLFLALRVRAGTSVVVEPAATSTAPKASKP; this is translated from the coding sequence TTGGCAAAACCCCCGAAATCTTCAAAGTCTCCCCGTCCGCGCCGTGACAGCGGCCGGGATGCTTCAACGCGTCGTTCCTCCAGCCGTTCTACGGCAGGGCGCAGTGGTGAGCGGACGAACTCGCCGCTGTGGGATCAGGCGGCGCGCTGGTACGACGCGCTGGTGGGGTTCCACGGCAGCGACTATCAGCAGAACATCGTTTTGCCGGGAACCGAGCGGCTGCTCGATCTGAAAAAAGGGAGGGAGGTGCTCGACCTCGCTTGTGGTCAGGGCGTGTTGTCGCGGCACCTGTCACAAAAAGGGATGAAGATGACCGGCCTCGATGTGTCGCAGGAATTGATCCGGTTGGCACAGAAACGAACCGCGCGCGGCATTCGTTTTGAATGCGCCGATGCCGCCGATCCGCAGGCACTGAAAGGAAGGACGTTCGATGCCATTGCCTGCCTGCTGGCCATTCAAAACATCGAACACCTCGAACCGGTGTTCCATAATGTGCGCCGCTGGTTGAAACCGCAGGGGCGGTTCGTGATGGTGGTCACGCATCCGTGCTTCCGCATTCCACGACAGACGCACTGGGGCTGGGACGAGGAAAAGAAAATCATGTACCGCCGGGTGGATTTGTATCTATCGTCCAACACGATTCCCATTCTGACGCCACCGATGGCGCGGTCCACGGTGTACACGACGACCTACCACCGTTCGCTGCAGGAATATTTCACCGCGCTCAATGCCGCCGGATTGCAGGTGGACATGCTGGAGGAATGGACGTCACACAAAAACAGCGAGCCGGGCAAACGCGCCAAAGCGGAAAACCGGGCGCGGCAGGAGATCCCATTATTTCTTGCGCTGCGGGTGCGGGCGGGAACAAGTGTCGTGGTGGAACCGGCTGCAACCTCCACGGCTCCCAAGGCATCGAAACCATAA
- a CDS encoding complex I subunit 4 family protein, with protein sequence MLTTVLLIPLVAAILILFTDGNKAATIQKTATIAVLLTFLGSLVLLFGYDATNPEMQYVNSFQWVALLNIHFMIGVDGISLWMVVLTAFLSIMAVRFSAGQAENPKYFLALILLLETGMLGVFVSLDLILFYVFWEVMLIPTYFLIGLWGEGRRVYATTKFVLYTLVGSLLMLVGMIWLTVMHYTATHELTFDIQTLVHTAVPAGSEQLIMFLFFFLAFAIKVPVFPFHSWLPHAYVSCPIPVLILVTGAMSKTGAYGLIRFCLPLFPDVIHDWGTWIAAAAVGGIIYGAWIAIAQKDLKALVAYSSISHLGFVVLGIFAVNGNGMEGSVLQMVNHGIIAAALFIIVGIIEQRLGTRNLDEFSGLKKSMPILYGMFMLITLAALGLPGLNGFVGEFLILLGVWTSSILKDMAVLFVLGAGLTIVFAAIYMLFMFQGAMQEKGKNLPAGLKDVSEMEAGLLVPACILILFIGLYPKPFIDTMTASVHKALHIEKTVQIHSEGGGGGH encoded by the coding sequence ATGTTGACTACGGTTTTATTGATACCGCTGGTAGCGGCCATCCTGATCCTGTTCACGGACGGGAACAAGGCGGCGACCATTCAGAAGACGGCGACCATCGCCGTGCTGCTGACGTTTCTGGGCTCGCTGGTTCTGCTGTTCGGTTACGATGCGACCAACCCGGAGATGCAGTACGTCAACTCCTTTCAGTGGGTGGCGTTGCTGAACATCCATTTCATGATCGGTGTCGATGGCATCAGCCTGTGGATGGTGGTGCTGACCGCGTTCCTGTCGATCATGGCGGTGCGCTTTTCCGCCGGGCAGGCTGAGAATCCGAAATACTTCCTCGCTCTCATTCTGCTTCTCGAAACGGGTATGCTGGGCGTGTTCGTTTCCCTCGACCTGATTCTGTTTTACGTGTTCTGGGAAGTGATGTTGATTCCCACATATTTTCTCATCGGTTTGTGGGGCGAAGGCCGCCGCGTGTACGCCACCACCAAGTTTGTCCTCTACACGCTGGTGGGCAGCCTGTTGATGCTGGTGGGCATGATCTGGCTCACGGTCATGCACTACACCGCGACGCACGAATTGACGTTCGACATCCAGACCCTGGTGCATACCGCCGTGCCGGCCGGCAGCGAGCAGCTGATCATGTTCCTGTTTTTCTTTCTGGCGTTTGCGATCAAAGTGCCGGTGTTTCCGTTTCACAGCTGGCTGCCGCACGCGTATGTCTCGTGTCCGATTCCGGTGCTGATCCTCGTCACCGGCGCCATGTCCAAGACCGGCGCGTACGGACTGATCCGGTTTTGCCTGCCGCTGTTCCCCGATGTCATTCATGACTGGGGCACGTGGATCGCTGCCGCTGCGGTGGGTGGCATCATTTATGGCGCCTGGATCGCCATCGCGCAGAAAGATCTGAAAGCGCTCGTTGCGTATTCCAGCATCAGCCATCTCGGCTTTGTGGTGCTCGGCATCTTCGCGGTCAATGGCAACGGCATGGAAGGCAGCGTGTTGCAGATGGTGAATCATGGCATCATCGCCGCCGCCCTGTTCATCATCGTTGGCATCATTGAGCAACGGCTGGGCACGCGCAACCTCGACGAATTTTCCGGGCTCAAGAAATCCATGCCCATCCTGTACGGCATGTTCATGCTGATCACGCTGGCGGCGCTGGGCCTGCCGGGCCTCAACGGGTTTGTCGGCGAGTTTTTGATCCTGTTAGGCGTGTGGACGTCATCCATCCTGAAAGACATGGCGGTGCTGTTTGTGCTGGGCGCGGGATTGACCATTGTCTTCGCAGCCATTTACATGCTGTTCATGTTTCAGGGCGCGATGCAGGAAAAGGGTAAAAACCTGCCCGCCGGTCTGAAGGACGTCAGCGAAATGGAAGCGGGCCTTTTGGTTCCGGCCTGCATCCTGATCCTGTTCATCGGGCTCTATCCCAAGCCGTTCATCGACACCATGACGGCCTCGGTTCACAAAGCCCTTCACATCGAGAAGACCGTTCAAATCCATTCGGAAGGGGGAGGGGGCGGACATTGA